A genomic segment from Canis lupus baileyi chromosome 13, mCanLup2.hap1, whole genome shotgun sequence encodes:
- the TMCC3 gene encoding transmembrane and coiled-coil domain protein 3 isoform X6: MPGSDTALTVDRTYSDPGRHHRCKSRVERHDMNTLSLPLNIRRGGSDTNLNFDVPDGILDFHKVKLSADSLKQKILKVTEQIKIEQTSRDGNVAEYLKLVSSADKQQAGRIKQVFEKKNQKSAHSIAQLQKKLEQYHRKLREIEQNGASRNSKDISKDNLKDLQHSLKDAHAKSRTAPHSTECSKSSMPGVSLTPPVFVFSKSREFANLIRNKFGSADNIAHLKNSLEEFRPEGSPRAYGGSATIVNKPKYGSDDECSSGTSGSADSNGNQSFGASGAGTLDSQGKLTMILEELREIKDTQAQLAEDIEALKVQFKREYGFISQTLQEERYRYERLEDQLHDLTDLHQHETANLKQELASIEEKVAYQAYERSRDIQEALESCQTRISKLELHQQEQQALQTDTVNAKVLLGKCINVILAFMTVILVCVSTIAKFISPMMKSRFHILGTFFAVTLLAIFCKNWDHIVCAIERIIIPR; encoded by the exons GTAGAACGTCATGACATGAATACCCTAAGCCTGCCCCTGAACATTCGCCGAGGGGGGTCTGACACCAACCTCAACTTCGATGTACCAGATGGCATCCTGGACTTCCACAAGGTCAAACTCAGTGCAGACAGCCTGAAACAAAAAATTCTGAAGGTGACAGAGCAGATAAAAATTGAGCAGACGTCCCGCGATGGGAATGTTGCAGAGTATCTGAAACTCGTCAGCAGCGCAGACAAGCAGCAGGCTGGCCGTATCAAACAAGTCTTTGAGAAGAAGAATCAGAAGTCCGCTCACTCCATTGCCCAGCTACAGAAGAAGTTAGAACAGTATCATAGAAAGCTCAGAGAGATTGAACAGAATGGAGCCTCCAGAAACTCGAAGGACATTTCCAAAGACAACCTGAAGGATCTGCAGCACTCCCTGAAAGATGCCCACGCCAAGTCCCGAACTGCTCCACACAGCACGGAGTGCAGTAAATCAAGCATGCCCGGAGTGTCCCTCACTCCGCCTGTGTTCGTCTTCAGTAAGTCCAGAGAGTTCGCCAACCTGATCCGGAATAAGTTTGGCAGCGCCGATAACATCGCACACTTGAAAAATTCCTTAGAGGAGTTCAGGCCCGAGGGGAGTCCCCGGGCCTACGGGGGCAGCGCGACCATTGTGAACAAACCCAAGTATGGCAGCGATGATGAGTGCTCGAGTGGCACATCAGGCTCTGCTGACAGTAACGGGAACCAGTCCTTTGGAGCCAGTGGAGCCGGCACGCTGGACAGCCAGGGCAAGCTCACCATGATCCTGGAGGAGCTGAGAGAGATCAAGGACACCCAGGCACAGCTGGCCGAGGACATCGAAGCGCTCAAAGTGCAATTTAAGAGAGAATACGGTTTCATTTCACAGACCCTGCAAGAGGAAAGATACAG GTACGAGCGGCTAGAAGACCAGCTGCATGACCTGACAGACCTGCACCAGCACGAGACCGCCAACCTGAAACAGGAGCTGGCCAGCATCGAGGAGAAGGTGGCCTACCAGGCCTATGAGCGCTCACGGGACATCCAG GAAGCCTTGGAATCCTGCCAGACACGCATTTCTAAGCTGGAGCTCCACCAGCAAGAGCAGCAAGCTCTGCAGACGGACACCGTGAACGCCAAAGTTCTCCTGGGGAAGTGCATAAACGTGATCCTGGCCTTCATGACCGTCATCCTCGTGTGTGTGTCTACCATCGCCAAGTTCATCTCGCCCATGATGAAGAGCCGTTTCCACATCCTTGGCACCTTCTTTGCCGTGACGCTCCTTGCAATATTTTGCAAAAACTGGGACCATATTGTGTGTGCCATAGAAAGGATCATAATACCCAGATGA